A section of the Candidatus Rokuibacteriota bacterium genome encodes:
- a CDS encoding AAA family ATPase codes for MTPAERAPLVVVIAGPNGAGKSTTAGRLLQEALAVSEFVNADPIATGLSAFRPESVALAAGRVMLARMKALAQARRDFAFETTLASRSFAHWLGALRGSGYRVHLAFLSLPGPDLAVARVAARVRQGGHDVPEPVVRRRFATGLRNFFMLYEALVDTWQMFDNAAVAGPRLIASGRTGQPTHVLDVGAWARLQEQGR; via the coding sequence GTGACTCCGGCCGAGCGCGCACCGCTCGTCGTCGTGATCGCCGGGCCCAATGGCGCCGGGAAGAGCACGACGGCGGGGCGGCTGCTGCAGGAGGCACTGGCAGTGAGCGAGTTCGTCAACGCCGACCCCATCGCGACCGGGCTATCTGCTTTCCGACCCGAGTCGGTGGCCCTCGCCGCGGGCCGCGTGATGCTGGCGCGGATGAAGGCGCTCGCGCAGGCGCGGCGGGACTTCGCCTTCGAAACGACGCTCGCGAGCCGCAGCTTCGCGCACTGGCTTGGAGCGCTGCGAGGGTCGGGTTACCGGGTGCACCTGGCCTTTCTCTCGCTGCCGGGCCCGGATCTGGCGGTCGCCCGGGTGGCCGCCCGGGTGCGCCAGGGCGGGCACGATGTGCCGGAGCCCGTCGTGCGCCGCCGGTTCGCGACCGGACTGAGGAACTTCTTCATGCTCTACGAGGCACTGGTGGACACTTGGCAGATGTTCGACAACGCCGCGGTGGCTGGGCCGCGGTTGATCGCGAGCGGTCGAACCGGGCAGCCCACCCATGTGCTCGATGTCGGAGCCTGGGCGCGCCTGCAGGAGCAAGGACGATGA